One stretch of Schlesneria sp. DSM 10557 DNA includes these proteins:
- a CDS encoding glutamine synthetase III, with translation MSGSTARYQAIQAVTNYKPISAPLNFAETPSGELFGTNVFSIKVMKDRLPKTVFKSVMKTIEMGEPLDPSVADTVAAAMKDWAIEKGATHYAHMFYPLTGISAEKHDSFLAPDGLGGAVNEFSGSALTQGEPDASSFPSGGIRATFEARGYTAWDVTSPAFILENPNGTTLVIPTAFFSWTGEALDKKTPLLRSMKALNIHAQRVLKLFGHKNVPLVTASCGPEQEYFLIDRNFFFARPDLISAGRTLFGAKPPKGQEFCDQYFGAIPDRVLAFMLDCERELFKLGVPVKTRHNEVAPSQYEIAPIYENANVAADHQQLIMMTLKRVAAKYGLECLLHEKPFAGVNGSGKHCNWSLGNAVQGNLLEPGKTPHENMQFLVFCAAVIRGVHKHSSLLRAVVAHAGNDHRLGANEAPPAIISIFLGEQLADVFEQIKQSGSASSSKQPGVMTVGVDTLPALPKDAGDRNRTSPFAFTGNKFEFRAVGSNQSLSGPLVALNTIMAESLDYIATELEKTTGGDPAKLPGAVQNLLKSIANEHGSVCFNGDGYSEEWQSEAARRGLPNLKQTIDALPAITLPATVEMFEKYKVLSAREAASREEIYFEQYALTLNVEARLSHEIAKTIIYPAAVRYQSELAATAANCKAAGVDFDASLLVKLSGLIKSLNEKIAVLEHLNEEGCHGGHGVANPKQAAERCAKKVKPAMEAVREVVDELETLVADDYWPLPTYQEMLFIK, from the coding sequence ATGAGTGGTAGCACCGCCCGTTATCAGGCCATCCAGGCCGTCACGAACTACAAACCCATTTCAGCCCCGCTGAATTTCGCCGAAACTCCAAGCGGTGAACTCTTCGGAACCAACGTCTTCAGCATCAAGGTGATGAAAGACCGCCTGCCAAAGACCGTCTTCAAATCGGTGATGAAGACCATTGAAATGGGCGAGCCACTCGATCCAAGCGTTGCTGATACCGTCGCCGCCGCGATGAAAGACTGGGCGATCGAGAAGGGTGCGACCCACTACGCTCACATGTTCTACCCCCTGACCGGGATTAGCGCCGAGAAGCACGACAGCTTCCTGGCACCGGACGGCCTGGGTGGAGCCGTTAACGAATTCAGCGGTTCGGCTTTGACCCAGGGCGAGCCAGACGCATCCAGCTTCCCATCGGGGGGCATTCGGGCCACGTTCGAAGCCCGTGGTTACACCGCTTGGGACGTTACCAGCCCTGCCTTCATTCTCGAAAACCCCAACGGCACCACGCTGGTCATCCCGACCGCCTTCTTCTCATGGACCGGTGAAGCTCTCGACAAGAAGACTCCACTGCTGCGTTCGATGAAGGCACTGAACATCCACGCTCAGCGTGTGCTCAAGCTGTTCGGTCACAAGAATGTTCCTCTGGTCACCGCCTCGTGCGGTCCTGAACAGGAATACTTCCTGATCGATCGCAACTTCTTCTTCGCTCGCCCTGACCTGATCAGCGCCGGCCGCACTCTGTTCGGAGCCAAGCCACCCAAGGGGCAAGAGTTCTGCGATCAGTACTTCGGTGCCATCCCAGACCGCGTCCTCGCTTTCATGCTCGACTGCGAGCGAGAACTCTTCAAGCTCGGCGTCCCCGTCAAGACTCGCCACAACGAAGTGGCACCAAGCCAGTACGAGATCGCCCCGATCTACGAAAACGCCAACGTCGCCGCAGACCATCAGCAGCTCATCATGATGACGCTGAAGCGAGTTGCCGCCAAGTACGGTCTCGAGTGCCTCCTGCACGAAAAGCCCTTCGCTGGCGTCAACGGTTCGGGCAAGCACTGCAACTGGTCGCTCGGCAATGCCGTTCAGGGGAACCTGCTGGAACCCGGCAAGACACCGCACGAAAACATGCAGTTCCTGGTATTCTGTGCGGCTGTCATCCGCGGTGTCCACAAGCACAGCTCACTGCTGCGTGCCGTTGTCGCACACGCTGGCAACGATCATCGCCTCGGTGCCAACGAAGCTCCCCCCGCCATCATTTCGATCTTCCTTGGCGAACAGCTTGCTGACGTCTTCGAGCAGATCAAGCAGAGTGGTTCTGCTTCCTCCAGCAAGCAGCCTGGTGTCATGACCGTCGGTGTCGACACCCTGCCAGCTCTGCCCAAGGACGCAGGCGATCGTAACCGAACCAGCCCCTTCGCCTTCACCGGAAACAAGTTCGAGTTCCGCGCTGTTGGTTCGAACCAGTCGCTGTCCGGTCCGCTGGTGGCCCTCAACACCATCATGGCCGAATCGCTGGACTACATCGCCACCGAATTGGAAAAGACCACCGGCGGTGATCCAGCCAAGCTCCCCGGGGCTGTCCAGAACCTGCTCAAATCAATTGCTAACGAACACGGCTCTGTCTGCTTCAATGGCGATGGGTACTCCGAAGAATGGCAATCGGAAGCCGCCCGCCGAGGCCTGCCCAACCTTAAGCAGACGATCGACGCGCTCCCCGCGATTACCCTGCCAGCCACGGTCGAAATGTTTGAAAAGTACAAGGTTCTCTCAGCACGCGAAGCGGCCAGCCGCGAAGAGATCTACTTCGAACAGTACGCCTTGACGCTGAACGTGGAAGCACGGCTCTCCCACGAAATCGCCAAGACGATCATCTATCCCGCTGCAGTCCGTTACCAGAGTGAACTCGCCGCAACCGCCGCCAACTGTAAGGCTGCGGGTGTCGACTTCGACGCCTCACTGCTGGTGAAGCTGAGTGGATTGATTAAGTCGCTCAACGAGAAGATCGCCGTCTTGGAACACCTCAACGAAGAGGGCTGCCATGGTGGACACGGCGTTGCAAATCCAAAGCAAGCCGCCGAACGTTGTGCAAAGAAGGTCAAGCCGGCAATGGAGGCAGTTCGCGAAGTCGTCGACGAACTCGAAACGCTCGTCGCCGACGACTACTGGCCACTGCCGACCTACCAGGAAATGCTGTTCATCAAGTAA
- a CDS encoding Mrp/NBP35 family ATP-binding protein translates to MLSEAEVLQRVRSLKDPEIGRTFGELDMVKAVQTTGSTVHVTIELPTPAYPGKYRISDAITAAVKEGQPDVTAVEVKFTSVVQGKMSGGAIGLRAKNVIAVGSGKGGVGKSTVATSLAYGLKTLGCKVGLMDADVYGPSVPHMVGSVDRPTAVKVRTESGEEIERIQPVDVDGLKVISMGYFLKPDQAVIWRGPLLHRAITQFLKDTDWGDLDYLIIDLPPGTGDISLTLSQLLGLAGAVVVCSPQQVALLDAIKAISMFNQVKIPVLGIVENMSGEIFGRGGAKAMAEELNVPFLGELPIDSGIRIRGDAGRISTLFSEENPSREPLVQICEQVAIQVAKQLLVAPKMPTLEIL, encoded by the coding sequence ATGTTGTCGGAAGCAGAGGTGTTGCAGCGTGTCCGCAGCCTGAAAGACCCGGAAATTGGCCGGACTTTTGGTGAGCTGGACATGGTGAAAGCCGTTCAAACGACGGGATCTACGGTCCACGTCACGATTGAACTTCCGACCCCTGCCTATCCGGGGAAATACCGGATTTCTGATGCCATCACCGCTGCGGTGAAAGAGGGGCAGCCCGATGTGACGGCGGTCGAGGTGAAATTCACTTCCGTCGTTCAGGGGAAAATGTCCGGTGGTGCCATCGGGCTTCGCGCCAAGAACGTCATCGCTGTCGGGAGCGGTAAAGGGGGCGTCGGCAAAAGTACCGTCGCCACTTCGCTGGCGTATGGTCTGAAGACGCTCGGTTGCAAAGTTGGTTTGATGGATGCGGACGTGTACGGGCCCAGTGTCCCTCACATGGTCGGGTCTGTGGATCGCCCCACCGCTGTCAAAGTCAGGACGGAATCGGGTGAGGAGATCGAGCGGATTCAGCCTGTTGACGTTGATGGCCTGAAGGTCATTTCCATGGGCTACTTTCTGAAGCCGGACCAGGCGGTGATCTGGCGAGGCCCCCTGCTTCACCGTGCGATCACTCAGTTTCTGAAAGACACCGACTGGGGTGATCTGGACTACCTGATCATCGACTTGCCTCCCGGTACCGGCGACATCTCGCTGACCCTTTCGCAGTTGCTTGGTCTTGCCGGAGCCGTCGTCGTCTGCTCACCTCAACAAGTGGCGCTGCTCGACGCGATCAAGGCGATCAGCATGTTCAATCAAGTCAAGATTCCTGTTCTCGGCATTGTCGAAAACATGTCGGGCGAGATCTTCGGTCGAGGCGGAGCCAAGGCCATGGCGGAAGAATTGAACGTGCCGTTTCTGGGCGAACTTCCCATCGATTCAGGGATTCGAATTCGCGGCGACGCCGGGCGGATTTCGACCCTCTTCTCCGAAGAAAACCCGTCACGGGAACCGCTGGTTCAGATTTGCGAGCAGGTCGCCATTCAGGTGGCCAAGCAACTGCTGGTCGCACCCAAGATGCCGACACTGGAAATCCTGTAA
- a CDS encoding GspE/PulE family protein: protein MAYDGRFSPDFFTEKSSAEVLEAIIERAAELHVSDLFLLGEEGGVRVAYRRMGGLETVAALPLEVGRSVITLLKAEAGIDLGDRRRPHEGRRIQAVGDRVVDLRINIIPTLHGEDVTARLLDRKFGLKSLDQIGLTRIELNKIQAMLANPSGLILVTGPTGTGKTTTLYAAVQSLNDGSRKINTLEDPVEYAVAGLRQSQANPRIGLDFPELLRNVLRQSPDVIMIGEIRDEETAATAVRAANSGTVVLSTLHSPVAAAAVQSMAALGVNRYFLSNCLLGVVAQRLVRTLCPKCRVAYDISESPETFADIQPYLEPGFGSFIFGPGSCEACLHQGYAGRTAVVELMVFNRALRQLVANGCSSEELQTFAIQQGMLEFRRSALVKVAMGITSTEEIMRELPTDQLGLD from the coding sequence ATGGCCTACGACGGTCGTTTCTCACCCGACTTTTTTACTGAAAAATCGTCCGCCGAAGTCCTTGAAGCCATCATTGAACGAGCGGCTGAACTGCACGTCAGCGACCTGTTTCTGCTGGGCGAAGAAGGAGGGGTGCGCGTCGCCTACCGACGGATGGGGGGATTGGAAACAGTCGCCGCCTTGCCGCTGGAAGTAGGACGTAGCGTGATCACTCTGCTCAAAGCAGAAGCGGGAATCGATCTGGGAGACCGTCGCCGACCGCACGAGGGTCGGCGGATTCAGGCCGTTGGAGATCGGGTCGTCGACCTGCGAATCAATATCATCCCCACGCTTCACGGCGAGGACGTCACCGCACGTCTGCTCGACCGGAAGTTCGGACTGAAAAGCCTCGACCAGATCGGCCTGACCCGCATCGAACTGAATAAGATCCAGGCGATGCTCGCCAATCCCAGCGGCCTGATCCTGGTGACCGGCCCTACCGGCACGGGAAAAACAACGACACTTTATGCGGCCGTGCAGAGCCTGAACGACGGGTCGAGAAAGATCAACACGCTCGAAGATCCCGTCGAGTACGCGGTCGCCGGACTGCGACAGTCCCAGGCGAATCCCCGGATTGGACTGGATTTTCCGGAACTGCTCCGCAACGTACTGCGACAGTCTCCCGACGTCATCATGATCGGCGAGATCAGAGACGAAGAAACAGCCGCGACCGCCGTCCGAGCCGCCAACAGCGGAACGGTGGTCTTGTCGACACTGCACTCGCCCGTCGCGGCAGCCGCCGTCCAAAGTATGGCTGCATTGGGAGTCAATCGTTACTTCCTGTCAAACTGCCTGCTGGGCGTTGTCGCGCAGCGACTGGTGCGGACGCTCTGCCCCAAGTGCCGGGTGGCTTACGACATCAGCGAATCACCGGAAACGTTTGCCGATATCCAGCCATACCTCGAACCCGGCTTTGGCTCGTTCATCTTCGGCCCCGGGTCCTGCGAAGCCTGCCTGCATCAAGGCTACGCCGGCCGAACAGCCGTCGTCGAGTTGATGGTCTTCAACCGGGCACTGCGTCAACTGGTGGCCAATGGCTGCAGCAGCGAAGAACTGCAGACGTTCGCCATTCAACAGGGGATGCTGGAGTTCCGACGTTCGGCACTCGTGAAAGTCGCGATGGGGATCACGAGCACCGAAGAAATCATGCGAGAACTGCCAACGGATCAACTGGGTCTCGATTGA
- a CDS encoding STAS domain-containing protein, whose translation MKFKIKEDRDDVVQVSIEGCLNQQDVAPPIDPIRALLGPSAYQKTVLLDMRDSSYLDSLCIGWLLSCHKRFREQGGKLVIHSLPTVAANVISLLRLNTVFQMADDSEKALQLARGEVA comes from the coding sequence ATGAAGTTCAAAATCAAGGAAGACCGAGACGACGTCGTCCAGGTTTCGATTGAGGGCTGTCTGAATCAGCAGGACGTCGCACCTCCGATCGATCCCATTCGTGCCTTGCTTGGTCCCAGCGCCTATCAGAAGACGGTGCTGCTTGATATGCGGGACTCGAGTTATCTGGATTCGCTCTGTATCGGTTGGCTGCTGAGTTGTCACAAACGATTTCGTGAGCAGGGGGGTAAGCTGGTCATCCACTCACTCCCCACCGTCGCCGCGAATGTGATCTCGCTGTTGCGATTGAACACCGTCTTTCAGATGGCGGACGACTCGGAAAAAGCCCTTCAACTCGCACGAGGGGAGGTGGCTTAG
- a CDS encoding DoxX family protein has product MKALLQGLTTVLGRIMIAAIFLTSAIGSHLRDFDGVAASMGSRGIPQPQVQLAGAILFLIAGSVSLILGYKARIGAAMLFLFLVPVTYYFHDFWNLRGPDQQSQLVQFLKNLGLMGAMLFIMANGSGPMSLEKSGSKGASAKPKAKPAK; this is encoded by the coding sequence ATGAAGGCTCTTTTACAAGGACTTACCACTGTCCTGGGCCGAATCATGATCGCGGCAATCTTCCTGACCTCCGCCATCGGCAGCCACCTGCGAGACTTTGACGGTGTCGCGGCCTCGATGGGGTCTCGTGGAATTCCTCAGCCTCAAGTCCAGCTCGCGGGAGCCATCCTGTTTCTGATCGCGGGCAGTGTGTCATTGATTCTGGGGTACAAGGCCCGGATCGGAGCAGCCATGCTGTTCCTGTTCCTTGTTCCGGTCACGTACTACTTCCATGACTTCTGGAACTTGCGCGGACCCGATCAACAGTCACAACTGGTTCAGTTCCTGAAGAATCTCGGCTTGATGGGCGCGATGCTGTTCATCATGGCGAATGGCTCGGGACCGATGAGCCTGGAAAAGAGCGGATCCAAAGGAGCCTCGGCCAAACCGAAGGCCAAGCCTGCAAAATGA
- a CDS encoding pirin family protein: MLQIRKSNDRGHANHGWLNTYHTFSFASYRDPRHMGFRSLRVMNEDWVDPGQGFGTHPHQDMEIVTYVLEGALEHKDSMGNGEVLRPGEFQRMTAGTGITHSEFNPSPTEPVHLYQIWLFPSEKGLEPSYEQRRFPESDRHNELQLVASPSGEHGSLLIHQDARIYLGNLDKGSQIHQQFASNRHAWLQVLRGSVTVNGQRLETSDGVAVSDEAELAIQAAENAEIMLFDLP, from the coding sequence ATGCTTCAGATCCGAAAATCCAACGATCGCGGTCACGCCAATCATGGCTGGCTGAACACTTACCACACTTTTTCATTCGCGTCCTACCGTGACCCGCGTCACATGGGATTTCGATCGTTGCGCGTGATGAACGAAGACTGGGTCGATCCCGGCCAGGGCTTTGGCACACATCCTCATCAAGATATGGAAATCGTGACCTACGTTCTCGAAGGGGCACTGGAGCACAAGGATTCGATGGGAAATGGCGAAGTTCTTCGACCGGGTGAGTTCCAGCGCATGACGGCGGGAACGGGAATTACCCACAGTGAGTTCAATCCCTCCCCAACGGAACCAGTTCACCTCTATCAGATTTGGCTGTTCCCTTCGGAAAAGGGACTTGAGCCAAGTTACGAACAACGCCGATTCCCGGAATCAGACCGGCACAACGAGCTGCAACTGGTTGCCTCGCCATCGGGGGAACACGGTTCACTGCTCATTCATCAGGACGCCCGGATCTATTTGGGCAACCTCGACAAAGGAAGCCAGATACACCAGCAATTCGCATCAAACCGACATGCATGGCTGCAAGTATTACGCGGCTCAGTCACAGTGAATGGCCAGCGTCTCGAAACCAGTGATGGTGTGGCGGTAAGTGACGAAGCTGAATTAGCAATCCAAGCGGCCGAAAATGCCGAAATTATGCTGTTCGACCTTCCATAG